In Flavobacterium enshiense, the genomic stretch TGGTAAAATTGCATGAAATCGAGGTTTTGCACGTGCATTATGCTATTCCACATGCTTATGCGGGCTATATGGCCAAACAGATGTTAAAAAGCGAAGGGATTAGAATTCCAATGATTACCACTTTGCACGGAACAGATATCACTTTGGTGGGGAATCACCCGTTTTATAAACCGGCCGTAACTTTTAGTATTAATAAATCGGATTATGTCACTTCAGTTTCACAAAGTTTGAAAGATGAAACATATAGGTTATTCGATGTTAAAAGTGAAATTGAAGTTATTCCGAATTTCATCGAAATAGGGAAAGAACCGATTGACGTTACTTCTGATTGTGAACGTACGGTAATGGCAAATCCGGATCAGAAAATCATCACACACATATCGAATTTCAGAAAAGTTAAGCGAATTCCGGACGTCGTGAAGGTGTTTTATGAAATCCAAAAACAAGTTCCCTCTAAACTGATGATGGTAGGGGAAGGTCCGGAACGAGAAGAGGCAGAGAAAATGTGTGAGGATTTAAATATTGCTGATAAAGTGATTTTCTTCGGAAACAGTAATGAAATAGATAAAATCTTAAATTTTACAGATCTTTTCTTATTGCCATCAGAAACTGAAAGTTTTGGATTGGCGGCCTTGGAGGCTATGGCTTCCGGGGTTCCTGTTATTTCAAGTAATTCAGGTGGTTTGCCTGAAGTGAATAAACAAGGTTTTTCAGGTTATCTGAGCAATGTCGGAGATGTTGAATCTATGGCGAAAAATGCTATATCGATATTGGCTAATGAGGATGTATTGCTCAAATTTAAAAGAAACGCTTATGAGCTGGCAAAAGATTTTGACATTTTGAACATTATGCCTATGTATGAGGATTTATATGAACGTGCTGTGAAAAAGTTTAAATAAAAAAGTCCCCAATTTTGGGGACTTTTTTATTTCTATTTAGAATCGGTATCTCGCGCTCAAACCGAAATCACCTCCAAAATGGTCATCTCTTACATCACCATATTCATCGCTTACATAAATCTCCGGACGGAAATCAAATGAAAGCTGTAACGGGAAATCAAAGTTATACTCAATACCGATATCACCGGTAGCAATCAAAAACATACCAGAATCGTCATGATCGTGGTGGTGTTTGTCATGGTGATGATCATGATCAACACTATAACTGCCTATACCTAGTCCTGGACCCGCATACCATTTAAAGCCATTTTCAATATTCCATACCCACTGATAAATACCGGTAAGTTTTACGGCGTCATAGTCATCTGAATCTCTCCATCCAAAATCAAATTCAAGACGATTTTTCTTTGATACCCATCTTTGATAGGAAATTTCGGCACCAAATCCATCGTTGTTACCTAAGCGCAGACCAATTGCATTTTTTAAATTTTGAGCCTCTGCACTAAACGTCAGGCCCATAACCATAAAGGCGGATAAAATTAATTTTCTCATAAATAAAACTTTGTTTGTAACAAATGTAAACTTATTTAAATCATTAATAGATTTGGGGTTTTACATTTTTATTTATCTCACTAACGCTATTTATAAAGATTAATTGTGAGTATCTAAAAATTCTTCTTGAGTTTGTGTATTTGTTCGCGGAACGTTGTTTAACATTGTTGCGGCAGCTTGTGTTAAAGTATAGGTTGTAACCGTGTTTGTGTATACGACCCCAATACCATCAGACAAGTACTGAACAGAAGTTACAACATCCTGTGGTTGTAGTACCATAATGGGGTAGCCTCCAATTTCTGTCTTGATACTGACATTCAAAACAATTTTAGAAGTTTTTACATTGGTATAGACATCATGATCTTCATTTGGAGATGTGAATGAAGATAAACTCTCACCACCTTTGGACTTTAAAGAATAAGTGATAGTTAGAGGATATCCATTAAAATCTTGCTGAAATGAACCGGATTTGGCTGACAATATTTCGTTTAAAGTTGCATCTTTCTTAAAGATAACAAAATCCAAAAGGGATAAATCTAATTCTATTGGTAATCCTTGTCCTTCACCAGCCAGTGATAAATCTCCGGATAATAGCAACTTATTATTTAGTTCTCTGACACCGTTATTTTTAAGTGATGAAGAATAAAATCCGGTTGCCATATCGTCTCTGGTTTTAAACTGTTTATAAGTATTGCCTTCAATTATTATATCGTTGGAAATATACAATGAGTCTCTGGTGTCGGGTATGCCTTCTTGAACAATGTCATAAGTCCAAAATTTGCTTGTCGTTAGAGGAATTGAGAAACTTGGAGTATCTGGATTGTCGTCTCCTCCGTTATTTCCATTATTTCCGGTATTGGAATCGTCAGAAGAACAAGATAAAAGAAGACCGCTAAATACGGCTGTCAAAAGTAAGATTCTGTTTTTCATTTTTTTGGTTGTTGATTAGCTGTGCAATATAGCAAAAATGAAATAATATTTAACTTTCTGTTAAAATATTTGAGAGGGTAATTTGGTTCTGAATATTTTCTTAAAAGTAAAATTTTTTTCTGAGATATCGTTCGTGAACAGGATGATATTTGAAATTGAGGAATGCTTAATCCTGAAAGAAAAAAAGAGGTTTTTTTTAAATAAAATCATGAAAAAGCTTATTTTTGTTTAAATAGCATCAAACAATGGCAGGAAATACTTTTGGGAATATTTTAAAACTAATGACTTTTGGAGAGTCACACGGTGAAGCACTTGGAGGAATAATTGACGGGTGTCCTTCCGGAATTGAATTGGATTTTGAAGCCATTCAAAAAGAAATGGAACGCAGAAAACCAGGTCAGTCCGCAATAGTTACCCAACGAAAGGAAGCCGATGAAGTTCAGTTTCTTTCCGGAATTTTTGAAGGCAAAACAACCGGGACTCCAATCGGTTTTGTAATTCCGAACACCAATCAGAAATCGGATGATTATTCCCATATAAAAGATACTTACCGTCCCAGCCATGCTGATTATGTTTATGAAAAAAAATACGGGATAAGAGATTATCGCGGCGGTGGTAGAAGTTCTGCCAGGGAAACTGCGAGCAGAGTGGTGGCTGGAGCCATTGCCAAGCAGATTATACCTGATATTAAAATCAACGCCTTTGTTTCTTCGGTAGGAGAAATATTTGTTGACAAACCTTATCAGGAATTGGATTTTTCACTAATTGAAAGTAATCCTGTACGTTGTCCTGATCAGGCAACGGCTGCTAAAATGGAAGATTATATTAAGCAGATAAAAAAGCAAGGAGATACAGTAGGCGGAACCGTTACTTGTGTAATACAGAATGTGCCTATAGGATTGGGTGAGCCGGTTTTTGATAAACTTCATGCCGAATTGGGTAAGGCTATGCTGTCCATCAATGCAGTCAAAGGATTTGAATACGGTAGTGGATTTTGCGGCGCTAAAATGAAAGGCAGCGAACATAATGATTTGTATAATCCTGACGGAACAACTATAACTAATTTGTCAGGTGGTATACAGGGCGGAATTTCAAATGGTATGGACATATATTTCCGTGTAGCTTTTAAACCGGTTGCTACATTAATACAGAAACAGGATGTTTTGGATAGCAGCGGAAATATTATTGAACAGCAAGGAAAAGGAAGGCATGATCCTTGTGTAGTCCCCCGGGCTGTTCCTATAGTTGAAGCTATGGCTGCGTTGGTTATAGCAGATTTTTACCTCTTGTCGATAAATCTTAAATAACTTACGGAATTGTATTATTCTTTTCTAAATTTATAAGATAAATATTAAATCTTTAGATTTATGAAAAGAATTTTACTATTTACTTCGTTATTTGTTTCAGCGCAGGGTTTTTCCCAAACCACGATTTTTCAAGATAGTTTTGACTCGTATAATGATTTTTTGATCACGGGATTTGGTGAGTGGCGAACTCTTGATCTAGACCTGTTAGAAACTAATACGGCGGGGACAGACACTCCTGCATGGCCAAATAATGGGGCTCCTCAGGCTTATCAGATTTTTAATCCGATCACAGCCATGGTTTCCAACCAGACAACCATAGATGATTGTAACCAGATAGACAAATTAAATTTTAATCCAAGAACCGGAGCTAAATATGCTGCCTGTTGGGCGGGAGCTCCAAATACAAACGGTCAGACAGCTACCGCTAATAATGACTGGTTAATTAGTCGTCCTATTAATTTAACAGGAATGTCAGGAACACAATTAAGTTTTTGGTATAAAGCATTGTCAGATTGTTATATTCCTGAGCTTTATAGAGTAGGCGTGTATATTGGCAGCGGTAATCCTACGCAAGGTTCGGATTTTAATATTATCTCAGGGAGTACACCTCTTCAGGCAACAAGTTATTTGACATGGACAGAGCAGATATACTCATTAAACGCTTATAATGGACAAACAATCAGGATTGGTATTCATTGTCTTTCCTCAGATCAATTAATGTTCATGGTTGACGATTTTAGAGTTACGGGAACCACGATGTCAACAACTGATTTCGCTTCTTTTGAATTTTCAGTTTATCCGAATCCTTCCAACAATATTGTAACTATCTCCAATAACGAAAATATTAAGATTAATAAAGTAGTTGTTACAGATATTAAAGGAAGAACAGTTAAGATTTTAAGCATTGATGGAGTATCAAAAACGAAAGTTGATATCTCTGATTTAAATGCCGGGGTATATTTTATGAGCATAAATACAAACCAAGGAATTGCTACAAAAAGAATTATCAAGATTTAGTTTTAGGACGTAACCTTTTTAAAAAAAAACTTGAATCATTTCAAGATTTTCATATATTCAATTTATTTCTTAAAAAAATAAATTTTGTTTACCTGAAAGTGATGTGATTAAAAAAATATCACAAAAAGCCTTTTTTTTATTTCAAATAATCAAGATATTTTAGTACAAATTTTTAAAAAAATAAACAATGAAAAGAAAATTACTTCTATTTAGTGTTTTGTTTGGGTTGTATGTCCCAGCAGAAGCACAGGTTTTACAATCAGATAATTTTAATTCTTTAACGGTAGGTAACATTGGTACTGATTTTACCGGAACAACTGCTGGTCAGGGAGGATATTATACAGTTTCTTCTAATGGTTCAGGTACTACGACTACTACTAACTCAGGGAACGCAAACTTCCAAATAGTAGCTGCAGGTGGATCTAACCTTAATGTGTTTTCTTTCCAAGGACCAAACGGTGATCAAGGTGGACGATTAATGTGGAAAAATGGTTTACCAGCGGCTTGGACTGCCAGAACTTCTGGAAATAATATTCTTGAACTTGAAGTTGACATTAATCCTGGCGCAAGAGGAACAAGTCGTAATGATTTTGGTATCAATGTATATGATGCAGCTTATTCAAAAATTTTAGTTGGAGTTAAAGTGGATGCTGGTACAGGTGAATTGTATTTAATGGCATATTCCGTACCTCCAGGTGCTCCAGTAGGTACACCTGCTAACAATTATACTTATAGTTTAGCAGCTGCTCCTGGAATTCAGTTGCCTGCAAATCAATTCAGCAGAGTAGGGGTTTCTTTCAATATGACAACAGGTGCTGTAAAAATTAAAGGACCTGGGCTTCCGGCGGCAGGCGCAGGTTTAACTGGTAGTGCGATAGGTATAGCACCGGCAGAAGCTGATTTTGAAAGTGCAGCAGGAGTAGGTCCACAACCAGGATTAGCTCCAAATACTGTTGCAGCAACAGTGACAATGGATAATTTTGTAGTTAGAGCATCAGCTACTGATACATTATTAGGTACAGAAGCATTCTCTTCAGTAGAATCTTCTAAATTTACAGTTTATCCAAATCCTGTAAATGATATCGTAAAAATCTCAAACGGAGAAAATCTTCAAATTAACAAAGTAGCTATTACTGATATTAACGGTAGAACAGTTAAAACATTAGATTTTAATGGAGTTACTGAAACTCAGATTAATGTTTCAGATTTGAATTCAGGAATTTATTTCATGAGCATTGATACTAATGAAGGTACTGCAACTCAGAAAATCATTAAGAACTAATTTGTTCTGAGTATAAAAACAAAAGCCCTGAATTTCAGGGCTTTTTTTATTCTAAAAATTTCGATTTTATTTCGGGCGTAGGAATCATGCAACTTTCTTTTTTTCCAAACCACTTATATCTGTTTCTGGCAACAAAATCATATCCAATGTTCGTAAGCCAGTTTGGGAAAATAGCAAATAATCCCAAAAGTGAATAGATTCCTCCTATAGACTTAGCGATTTCGAAGGCTGCTTCTGCTTTAATATGGTAAGCATGACCGGGCTCATACAGGATTATGCTGTCAGTCTTTGTTATATCTATTCCAATATAGCGAACGATTTCTTTTCCTAAATCAGATTGTAATGATACAAATCTGAAAGTATCATTCTTATCGTGTTTGATAACCTTTTGAACCGTAGCATCACATAGGTTGCAAACTCCGTCAAATAGTATGATTTTTTTATTCGTAGGTAATTCCATATTATTTCTTTCTTTCCACCAGCTCCAAACTGTCTAAATCTACTTTCGAAGTAAAAATGCCATAGTTTACCGTTGCTTTATTTTTTTCAATAGCATCGATGGTACCTACGGCTTTTCCGTCAATCATTCGTACGCGGTCGCCAACTTTCAAAGGGATTTTTGGTTTGTTTGTTTCTTCTTTTTGAGCTTTTATTTTTTTCTCTTTCTTTTCCTTACGGATTTCTTCTACCTTTTCTTTTACTTCCTCAACAATTTTTTTTGCAACAACTTCTTTTTCTTTTTTCTCCTTGGCGGTTACTTTTTTACGTTTGGAATTCTCAATTTCCACCATCTTTAAAAATTCACCAATCAGTTCTTTCTTGTTTTTATTGTTGAAGTATTTTTCAGAAATATCATCCATTTTCTGTCCAATGTAAATCAAACGCTGATTCGCATCAAACATCTCCTGATAACTTTCCAGTTTTTGTTGAATTTTTGTATTGATATTCTCCATCTTTTTACTTTCTTCACGTGCCCGGATTTCTTCTTCTTTTAGATTCTGAGACGTTTTTTCAAGTTTAGAGCGTTCTTTCTGGAGGTTCGCAATGGTTTTGTCAAATCGTACCTTATCGCCTTCAATTTTCTTTTTAGCCCGATTGATTAAACCAAACGGGATCCCGTTTTTTTGCGCTACTTCAAAGGTGAAGGAACTTCCGGCTTGTCCAAGATTAAGTTTGTACATCGGCTCTAATGATTTTTCATCAAAAAGCATGTTGGCATTGATGGCAAAAGGCAATTCGTTCGCCAATATTTTCAGATTGGTGTAATGCGTTGTAATGATTCCGAAAGCTTCCCGGTGGTAAAATTCTTCAAGGAAAACTTCTGCCAAAGCACCTCCTAATTCCGGGTCGGATCCTGTACCGAACTCATCGATTAAGAACAACGTTTTTGAATTGCATTTTTTCAAAAAGTAGTTCATGTTTTTTAATCGGTAACTGTAGGTACTGAGATGATTTTCAATGGATTGGTTATCGCCTATATCTGTCAGAATCCTATCGAAAAGAAAAGTTTCACTGCGTTCATGAACGGGAATCAGCATACCGCTTTGTAGCATCAATTGCAGTAAACCTATAGTTTTTAAGGTAATACTTTTTCCACCCGCATTCGGACCCGATATCACAATTATCCTGCTGTCATTTTTAAGTTCGATGGTTTGCGGATGGGTAGGAACATTTTTTTGATTGTTGTTTAATAACAAAATAGGGTGGTACGCATCCCTGAAAAACAATCTTTTTTCTTCAATAATCGTCGGTAATAAACCGTTTATTTTATTAGCATATCGTGCTTTACCCGAAACGACATCAATGTCGCTTAAAAATTCCTGATACTGCTTTAAAAGTTCCAGGAAGGGGCGTATGGCATTGGTTAGATTTTTTAGGATTCGGACAATTTCTTCCTTTTCCTCATATTGAAGATTATTCAGTTCTCTTGAATAGCGCAGGGTAGCTTCAGGTTCGATGTAAGTAATGCTTCCGGTTTTTGAATTCCCCAGAATTGTTCCTTTTACTTTTCGACGGTACATGGCTAAGACAGCCAAAACTCTTCGGTTATCTACAATGGTTTCCCGAATATCGTCCAAATAACCTAAGCTGTTATAGCTTGATAAAGCTGCAATGAAGCTATGGTTTATTTTTCCACGGACAAGATTCATGTTTTTTCGAATTTCAACCAATAGAGGTGAAGCATTGTCTTTTATTTCACCATATTTATCAACGACTTCATCAATTTTTTGAATGATGAATTTTGTTAATTCAACTTCAGAAGCGCGCTGATTCAATTTGGGATAATAATCTTCAAATTTTTTAAGGAAAACCAATAAGTTATTAGCGGTTTCCGAAACAGTTGCGATCTTTCTGAAGCTTCCCACTTCGAGGAAACTGTCTTCAATAGCAAGGAATTTTATCTCGTTTGTTATTTCATCGAAATAATGGTTCGGAATTGCATTGTTATTCGTGTACGAAGAAACATATTCTGAAGTTTGCAGTAAAGCATCCATCAATGTTCCTCTTTCATTAAAAGGTGTTATTTCCAGGGCTTTTTGTTTACCGATTTCCGTGTTGCAAAGTGCGGAAATGGTTTCTAAAACCGTATTGAATTCTAAATCTTGTAAAGTTTTGGTATTAATTGAAATCATGTTATTGTGTCAAAGCATCAAAGTTACAAAGTAGTGGAGTTAGAAAGTGATTATATTTGTAAAAAATTAGCAAATGTTTGTTGGGCCAATTCATTCTTCCTGGCAGGATTTTTTCGATACCGAGTCTCAAAAGAATTATTTTGACGGCTTAATGTCGTCGGTAACGGAAGAATACGAAAATCATACATGTTTTCCTCCAAAGGAATTGATTTTTAACGCCTTTAAACATTGCAGATTTGATGATTTAAAGGTGGTTATCATCGGTCAGGATCCTTATCATGGAGATGGTGAAGCAAACGGTTTGTGCTTTTCAGTTAATGATGGTGTGCTGATTCCTCCGTCACTCCGTAATATTTTCAGGGAAATCAACGACGATTTTGATAGTGTTTTTTTTCCAACTTCAGGAAATTTAGAGCGCTGGGCGGATCAGGGAGTCTTGCTTTTAAATGCAGGATTGTCGGTTCGAAAAGACTTGGCTAACAGTCATAAGCATTTAAAATGGAATCTTTTTACCGATGCTGTGATTCAGAAGATTTCAGATGAAAAAGAAAATGTGGTTTTTTTGCTTTGGGGCGGATTTGCTCATAAAAAAGGATTGAAAATTGATCGGAACAAGCATTTC encodes the following:
- the bshA gene encoding N-acetyl-alpha-D-glucosaminyl L-malate synthase BshA, yielding MKIAIVCYPTFGGSGVVATELGLELARRGHEVHFITYSQPVRLALLNPNIHYHEVNVPEYPLFHYQPYELALSSKLVDMVKLHEIEVLHVHYAIPHAYAGYMAKQMLKSEGIRIPMITTLHGTDITLVGNHPFYKPAVTFSINKSDYVTSVSQSLKDETYRLFDVKSEIEVIPNFIEIGKEPIDVTSDCERTVMANPDQKIITHISNFRKVKRIPDVVKVFYEIQKQVPSKLMMVGEGPEREEAEKMCEDLNIADKVIFFGNSNEIDKILNFTDLFLLPSETESFGLAALEAMASGVPVISSNSGGLPEVNKQGFSGYLSNVGDVESMAKNAISILANEDVLLKFKRNAYELAKDFDILNIMPMYEDLYERAVKKFK
- the aroC gene encoding chorismate synthase; this translates as MAGNTFGNILKLMTFGESHGEALGGIIDGCPSGIELDFEAIQKEMERRKPGQSAIVTQRKEADEVQFLSGIFEGKTTGTPIGFVIPNTNQKSDDYSHIKDTYRPSHADYVYEKKYGIRDYRGGGRSSARETASRVVAGAIAKQIIPDIKINAFVSSVGEIFVDKPYQELDFSLIESNPVRCPDQATAAKMEDYIKQIKKQGDTVGGTVTCVIQNVPIGLGEPVFDKLHAELGKAMLSINAVKGFEYGSGFCGAKMKGSEHNDLYNPDGTTITNLSGGIQGGISNGMDIYFRVAFKPVATLIQKQDVLDSSGNIIEQQGKGRHDPCVVPRAVPIVEAMAALVIADFYLLSINLK
- a CDS encoding T9SS-dependent choice-of-anchor J family protein, with protein sequence MKRILLFTSLFVSAQGFSQTTIFQDSFDSYNDFLITGFGEWRTLDLDLLETNTAGTDTPAWPNNGAPQAYQIFNPITAMVSNQTTIDDCNQIDKLNFNPRTGAKYAACWAGAPNTNGQTATANNDWLISRPINLTGMSGTQLSFWYKALSDCYIPELYRVGVYIGSGNPTQGSDFNIISGSTPLQATSYLTWTEQIYSLNAYNGQTIRIGIHCLSSDQLMFMVDDFRVTGTTMSTTDFASFEFSVYPNPSNNIVTISNNENIKINKVVVTDIKGRTVKILSIDGVSKTKVDISDLNAGVYFMSINTNQGIATKRIIKI
- a CDS encoding T9SS type A sorting domain-containing protein; this encodes MKRKLLLFSVLFGLYVPAEAQVLQSDNFNSLTVGNIGTDFTGTTAGQGGYYTVSSNGSGTTTTTNSGNANFQIVAAGGSNLNVFSFQGPNGDQGGRLMWKNGLPAAWTARTSGNNILELEVDINPGARGTSRNDFGINVYDAAYSKILVGVKVDAGTGELYLMAYSVPPGAPVGTPANNYTYSLAAAPGIQLPANQFSRVGVSFNMTTGAVKIKGPGLPAAGAGLTGSAIGIAPAEADFESAAGVGPQPGLAPNTVAATVTMDNFVVRASATDTLLGTEAFSSVESSKFTVYPNPVNDIVKISNGENLQINKVAITDINGRTVKTLDFNGVTETQINVSDLNSGIYFMSIDTNEGTATQKIIKN
- a CDS encoding thiol-disulfide oxidoreductase DCC family protein, with protein sequence MELPTNKKIILFDGVCNLCDATVQKVIKHDKNDTFRFVSLQSDLGKEIVRYIGIDITKTDSIILYEPGHAYHIKAEAAFEIAKSIGGIYSLLGLFAIFPNWLTNIGYDFVARNRYKWFGKKESCMIPTPEIKSKFLE
- a CDS encoding endonuclease MutS2, translated to MISINTKTLQDLEFNTVLETISALCNTEIGKQKALEITPFNERGTLMDALLQTSEYVSSYTNNNAIPNHYFDEITNEIKFLAIEDSFLEVGSFRKIATVSETANNLLVFLKKFEDYYPKLNQRASEVELTKFIIQKIDEVVDKYGEIKDNASPLLVEIRKNMNLVRGKINHSFIAALSSYNSLGYLDDIRETIVDNRRVLAVLAMYRRKVKGTILGNSKTGSITYIEPEATLRYSRELNNLQYEEKEEIVRILKNLTNAIRPFLELLKQYQEFLSDIDVVSGKARYANKINGLLPTIIEEKRLFFRDAYHPILLLNNNQKNVPTHPQTIELKNDSRIIVISGPNAGGKSITLKTIGLLQLMLQSGMLIPVHERSETFLFDRILTDIGDNQSIENHLSTYSYRLKNMNYFLKKCNSKTLFLIDEFGTGSDPELGGALAEVFLEEFYHREAFGIITTHYTNLKILANELPFAINANMLFDEKSLEPMYKLNLGQAGSSFTFEVAQKNGIPFGLINRAKKKIEGDKVRFDKTIANLQKERSKLEKTSQNLKEEEIRAREESKKMENINTKIQQKLESYQEMFDANQRLIYIGQKMDDISEKYFNNKNKKELIGEFLKMVEIENSKRKKVTAKEKKEKEVVAKKIVEEVKEKVEEIRKEKKEKKIKAQKEETNKPKIPLKVGDRVRMIDGKAVGTIDAIEKNKATVNYGIFTSKVDLDSLELVERKK
- the ung gene encoding uracil-DNA glycosylase; protein product: MFVGPIHSSWQDFFDTESQKNYFDGLMSSVTEEYENHTCFPPKELIFNAFKHCRFDDLKVVIIGQDPYHGDGEANGLCFSVNDGVLIPPSLRNIFREINDDFDSVFFPTSGNLERWADQGVLLLNAGLSVRKDLANSHKHLKWNLFTDAVIQKISDEKENVVFLLWGGFAHKKGLKIDRNKHFVLESGHPSPLSANQGKWFGNKHFSKANAFLKEKGKSEIIW